The DNA sequence GTCATTTGTAATTTCACGATTAGAATTTGTCATATCTGCCAACCGCAAAAGGTGATCATAGATATCCATGAAATATTCGCGCCGATCTTGTATGCCTTGTAATCTGTGGGAGTAAAGAATTCTGTAGAATAGATCACTCAAAGGGTTGATCGCATGCCGTAATTCAAGCAACTGATGACGCAATTCAAATAAACGCTCCAATAATTGATCCATTGGCTCTTCATTCGGGTTCTCTTCGACGAGGTTGATTTCATCCTCCAAATGGGCAAGTATAGGGAAATAATCATCAACAACATTGTCCATTATTTCATAAAAGACTTTGTAGGTATCCCATTGTCCGATATTCTTTAGCGCCTGCAGTTTTTTCCATGTTTCATTCACTTCTTCAAGGTCTTCATAATGGAAGGTGACGATATAATTCTCACCGAGGAAGAAGTCGATTTCATATTCGTTGTAGGCCTCGGGGCCAGGAAGATGGGTGACAAAGAAGGAGAAGTCGTCATAATAATCAAGCTTCGGACGCTGCATGCTGTAAACGCAGTCTTCAATGGCTAGCGGATGGAAGTGAAGAGAATTTCTCAATTCCTGTGTTTCAGCTTCACTCGGTGAATTGAAGTCAATCCAGCACCATTTGTAATCTTTAATGTTCAAGTTATGTATTGTTAAATTTTCAACTAAACAGTCATTACTGTCTATTGCTGCTATGCGAATCATTCGTTTTTCTCCTTGCTTGCATTTGTTTCTCACATGATAGCATGATTCTCGTATTGAATCATGAAAGGCCTCATGAAAAAGCATGAGGCCTCCGACGGACATGTCGCATTTCAGCTTCAGTTGCTTACATTGTCTACTATGGATTGGAGCTTGCTTGTGACAGAGTACTCCATTTATTGTTCCACAATGCGATTCAATTCAAACAGGGTGTCACTTTAGTTGATTCGTCGTATATTCTTAATCCGGTAATACTTCCTCTCTACGCTTGTGAGGGAACGGTTCATGCTTTTTGCGATATCTTCTAATGGTTTGTTG is a window from the Aciduricibacillus chroicocephali genome containing:
- the corA gene encoding magnesium/cobalt transporter CorA; amino-acid sequence: MIRIAAIDSNDCLVENLTIHNLNIKDYKWCWIDFNSPSEAETQELRNSLHFHPLAIEDCVYSMQRPKLDYYDDFSFFVTHLPGPEAYNEYEIDFFLGENYIVTFHYEDLEEVNETWKKLQALKNIGQWDTYKVFYEIMDNVVDDYFPILAHLEDEINLVEENPNEEPMDQLLERLFELRHQLLELRHAINPLSDLFYRILYSHRLQGIQDRREYFMDIYDHLLRLADMTNSNREITNDIRDNFISINSYQQNKVIQVLTVITSIFAPLTFIAGIYGMNFENMPELHWHYGYPIAMIAMLFITVVMIVIFKKRGWFG